A segment of the Fusarium oxysporum f. sp. lycopersici 4287 chromosome 4, whole genome shotgun sequence genome:
GCGCCTTGATATCTCTGTTCGATCGTAATCACCAATATATTGTCGCCGAGACTACACAACGATCATCTCTTGCCAAGAGTCCAATCCGGCCAAAAGATAGAAATGGAGACTTCTGGCTATACCCAGGGACATTTCCACGACGGCTCTCGGTTTGCGGCCGGGCTCTTATGGCGCAAAGTCAcgactcttcttcctctgatAAGGAACTGCCCCTTACTCTGATACCGGATCTTAAAGCCGATGCTAGACTCTGCAAGATACAGCACCCGCTATCAGAATTTCCTGCTCGGTTTTATGCTGCTGTCCCTGTGCGATCACCTACTGGTGTTGACATTGGTGTTTATTGCGTGATAGACTCCGAGCCGAGAGAAGCCGAGAGCTGGACCACCAATGACACCGAGGTCCTACGAGAAATCTCCTCTAACATCATGGACTACCTTCGATCCAAGAGTGTGGGAGATGCTTATCGAAGAAGTGTCCGTATGACAAGGGGAATTGGTTCgtttgttgagaaggagtcGTCCATGGCGAGTTGGAGAGCTCGAACGAATTCTCCGGCCTTCCACGACGATGCGACACGGGAAGGCAATCTAAATTCTGAACAGCAGGCCCTGCAGCAGTTCAGGGACATTAGTCTTCAGAAAACATTGCCGGTTCACGTACCAATGCAGCCCAATACGACAGGAGAAACCACCGCTATCAGCTCTGGGGGTCCCGGGGAGGCGAATATGACTAGCACTTCATCGAAGAGTATGTCTGTTCGAGAATCCGATGCTAATGCCAAGGAGAAGTCAATTGCCAAGATATTCTCTCGGGCAGCCAATCTCATACGAGAAGGAATAGAGATTGAAGGCGTCGTCTTCCTAGATGCGAATTTCGAGACGTCGGCTACCGATTCGATGCTTCATGAGGGCCAGTCTTCGACCGAGTCATCATCGAATAGCGATGAGTCAAGTGATGGGATCGAGCAGGGAAAGTCTTGTTGCGGAATTTTGGGTTTCGCtacttcaacttcatcaagcatcAACTTGGATGTAGGTTCCGATTTTCACACAACCATGCCAATGAAGTTGCTAGCTGCGCTCTTGCGGCGGTATCCTGCTGGTAAAATCTTTAATTTCGACGAGGATGGTAGCCTCTTATCAAGTGGTTCGTCTGAGGCCGACCTTTGTACACCGATGCCGAAGCAAGAATATTTTGGTGAAGGATCAACTGCGGCGCTATCTGGTAAAAGTCAGCGTCCTTGGTCGCGATCTCTAGAAGGACCGTCAGTTTCCAAGATCTTCCCTGGTGCTCGAAGCGTAGCCTTTGTGCCTGTTTGGGATCCTAAAAGAGACCGTTGGTTAGCGGGAGGTTTCGCATATACTCGGACGCCCACGAGGACATTTACGATCGAGGGTGAGTTGAGTTACCTGCGAGGGTTTGGCATGCTGGCCATGTCGGAAGCCCAACGACTCGAGGCCTTGCTTGTGAACAAGGCACAATCCGATGTGCTTGGCTCATTATCTCACGAACTGCGGACTCCTCTTCACGGAGTCATGCTCTCAGCTGAGCTGTTGTCCGATACTCAGCTGGATGTTTTCCAGGGAAACCTACTGCGAACCCTTGAGACATGTGGTCGAACACTATCCGAGACCATTGATCATCTTTTATATTTCTCAAAGGTCAATCAAGTTGCAGCTCATCGAAAGAAGGAGCGCCGAGCTCGAAAACGATCTATTGTTTCAGACTCTGCCACCACAGTTCCCGCGAGTGTTTCGACCTCTGAGGTTAGGCTGGACGCTCTAATTGAGGAGGTCATGGACAGTGTTTTCGCCGGTCATGTTTTCAAGGGCAATGAAGCCCAAAAAGCTTGGCAAACCGCTAATCGAAGCAAACGCGTGAATacggaggatgagaatgatCTGACGGGCGGTCAGTCTGAAGACCCCGTCAAGTACGAAGTGCCGCTTGGGCACGACAGTCAGGTGGCCATCTTTCTTGATATTGACCCTTATGTGCCGTATCGCTTCCACGTTGCCGCAGGAGCACTCCGGCGTGTTGTGATGAACCTTTTTGGGAACGCACTCAAATATACACACAAGGGCACAATCACGGTTGCCCTATCTCAAAAACCCCCTGTCCTCGAATAACCCAAGTAGTTACAGACGCTTGGGTCGCATTTCGGTCACAGACACTGGCCCAAGGAATATCCCCAGACTTTCTTCGCAACGACCTCTTCAAACCATTCTCTCAGGAAAACCATCTTTCACACGGTACCGGATTGGGCCTAAGTCTAGTCAAGAAGATCGTGGCATCCATGGGCGGCAAGATATCGATCGAGAGTGAAGTTAACGTCGGGACTACAGCAACCATAACATTGCCACTGTTACGATCGAAAGACTCAGACAGCTCAAATCTGGGGCAAGAGAAAAAcgaagttgatgaagagaccaAGCGCCTAAAAGGACTGCGTCTGCGACTGGTCGGTTTCCCTTCTGAGGAGGAAATTAAGTCGAATACGGGTCGGGGCATTCCCATGTCTGCCATGAAAGTAATGTGCCATCGAtggttggagatggatgTTATCAACGAAGCTAAATGTCAGGAAGTTGCTCCGGATCTTGTTCTATGCAATGAGATAGCGATCAAAGACCCGGTTCTGAGCAGCGAAGAGCTCGTTAGGTGCCCCGTGGTTGTGGTGTGCGCCAATGCCATTACGGCACATAAGCGATCTTCCCAGAGCAAGGCATCTGAGAATCAGCGAGTTTATGAATTTGTTTCTCAACCGTAAGTGTGTTTCAAGCCTGTAAACCTGTAATATCGCTAACTTGCAGTTTCAGTATTGGCCCACACAAACTTGCTCGAATTCTTCACATAGCATTATGTCGATGGGGGGACTTACAAGCGTTATCGCCGGCTGTGCCGGtaggtgaagatgaagagcaTTTGGATTATGCATCGGATGATGCTAAAAGGTGCTCGACTGGAAGCAATACAGAAGGAGATGCTCCTGATGATAAATCGACTCCAGGTCCAGGAGCGGCGCCACTAAAACGCCCTGGACCCCCATCACGAGTTCCGTCAAAACGCCCTCCCCAAGCGACGCAACAACAGGGGTCAACTGCGGCGAGCGAACCCAAGAGTTTCCTCCTTGTCGATGATAACCCCATCAACCTCTCGGTGTTGTGCGCCTATATGAAGAAGCTTAAGACCAAGTATACTACGGCAGCAGACGGACTTGAAGCTGTGGAACGGTTCCAGGAGAACCCAGATGAATTCAGTTGCATCCTGATGGATATCAGTATGCCACGAATGGACGGAATTGAGGCCACAAAACAGATACGGGCTTTCGAGAACAAAGAGGACCGGGAACCAGTAGTCATTCTTGCTCTAACGGGTTTGGCATCAGCGAGTGCCCAGCAAGAAGCTTATGCAAGTGGTGTTGATGTGTTTCTATCTAAGCCCGTTAAGCTCAAGGAGCTGAGCAGTATATTGAGGGAGAGAAGTTTAGCGTAGATGGTAAGTCGACTATCGAACAAGGGAACGGAAGGTAAGAACTGCACGATATGAACGAAGCATACGACATAGATAGACGGCCATTATTCGTTGGACGTTTCATCGTGGGATTAGGCGCTGGGGTGCAACCTGTCAAGGGCGGAATAGAGTAATAGAAGACAAGAAGTCACAGGTATATGTTACATCCATCTGAGCGAGTACCCAACTATGAACTCTCTTCATAAATGGTCTGTACGTACTATTGGCAGTGGTGCTAACTCGTACAAGTCATGTTGCACAATGCTGGAAGATTCGTACATCCAATCAACACTTAAATGTTCAAGCATATGGCATGCACATCAGTTTCGTTGCTACTCAACTATGGCGAAAATGAAAACATTATTCGATTAATGAGCATACACCAAGAGGCAAAAAAAATGATAGGTGACTACATGTGTCGGATGTCTCGGAGTACTCTACATCATGATGTGAGGCTCGGGTTTTTGGTGATGGCCGAGCGAATGTGTTTAGGCTTTTTTGTCACCCTTGAAATGCCGTTGGGTCATAAGACTTGTCACTTGGACTTTACCAAGGAGCGTTGCTGGCTCGAATCGCTGGTTTTCAAGATCAACTATTTCATGTTTTATTGATATGGGCGTTCACAGACGTGGAATACTGTCCATACTCGATACCCCAGGGAGCTCATTCGTAGTATCAAACGCTTCTCAAGTGGTAGAGTCACTGCATTATATCCCTGACTTCTGATGTATCCGAATTATGTGACAGTATCGACGCTACCCAAGACGGGAATCGGCAATAACAACATGCCTTATAAGAATTTTAG
Coding sequences within it:
- a CDS encoding hypothetical protein (At least one base has a quality score < 10) → MMASCSPKQVSEPARERESFKYGASLLNDITDSPTEGAPPGQPSANGTVPSDEIKRQETPRDTVLASLAQLGLWKTGTDRALISLFDRNHQYIVAETTQRSSLAKSPIRPKDRNGDFWLYPGTFPRRLSVCGRALMAQSHDSSSSDKELPLTLIPDLKADARLCKIQHPLSEFPARFYAAVPVRSPTGVDIGVYCVIDSEPREAESWTTNDTEVLREISSNIMDYLRSKSVGDAYRRSVRMTRGIGSFVEKESSMASWRARTNSPAFHDDATREGNLNSEQQALQQFRDISLQKTLPVHVPMQPNTTGETTAISSGGPGEANMTSTSSKSMSVRESDANAKEKSIAKIFSRAANLIREGIEIEGVVFLDANFETSATDSMLHEGQSSTESSSNSDESSDGIEQGKSCCGILGFATSTSSSINLDVGSDFHTTMPMKLLAALLRRYPAGKIFNFDEDGSLLSSGSSEADLCTPMPKQEYFGEGSTAALSGKSQRPWSRSLEGPSVSKIFPGARSVAFVPVWDPKRDRWLAGGFAYTRTPTRTFTIEGELSYLRGFGMLAMSEAQRLEALLVNKAQSDVLGSLSHELRTPLHGVMLSAELLSDTQLDVFQGNLLRTLETCGRTLSETIDHLLYFSKVNQVAAHRKKERRARKRSIVSDSATTVPASVSTSEVRLDALIEEVMDSVFAGHVFKGNEAQKAWQTANRSKRVNTEDENDLTGDAWVAFRSQTLAQGISPDFLRNDLFKPFSQENHLSHGTGLGLSLVKKIVASMGGKISIESEVNVGTTATITLPLLRSKDSDSSNLGQEKNEVDEETKRLKGLRLRLVGFPSEEEIKSNTGRGIPMSAMKVMCHRWLEMDVINEAKCQEVAPDLVLCNEIAIKDPVLSSEELVRCPVVVVCANAITAHKRSSQSKASENQRVYEFVSQPIGPHKLARILHIALCRWGDLQALSPAVPVGEDEEHLDYASDDAKRCSTGSNTEGDAPDDKSTPGPGAAPLKRPGPPSRVPSKRPPQATQQQGSTAASEPKSFLLVDDNPINLSVLCAYMKKLKTKYTTAADGLEAVERFQENPDEFSCILMDISMPRMDGIEATKQIRAFENKEDREPVVILALTGLASASAQQEAYASGVDVFLSKPVKLKELSSILRERSLA